Proteins from a single region of Dyadobacter fanqingshengii:
- the pheS gene encoding phenylalanine--tRNA ligase subunit alpha, whose product MVTERVKELISEIEQITVDSKDQLEAFRLRYISKKGIVTELFEGLKNIPQEDRRAVGQELNTLKNLAQNRFQEFNASIESAADSNPEMVIDLTLPVIPNQQGSLHPLTIVRRRIIEIFERMGFNVSYGPEIEKDWYNFSALNFADNHPAREMQDTFFISKSEGEVKDDVLLRTHTSNVQVRLMERQKPPIRSIMPGRVFRNEAISARAHCVFHQVEGLYVDRNVSFKDLKDTLYHFAKEMFGKESKIRLRPSYFPFTEPSAEIDVTCFICKGKGCNICKYSGWVEIAGSGMVDPNVLTNCGIDSEEYTGFAFGMGIERITMLRYGINDLRLFTENDVRFLRQFEGA is encoded by the coding sequence ATGGTTACTGAACGCGTTAAAGAGTTAATTTCGGAAATTGAACAAATCACAGTGGACAGTAAAGACCAGCTGGAAGCTTTCCGCCTCAGATATATCAGTAAAAAAGGCATAGTTACCGAACTGTTCGAAGGTTTAAAAAACATTCCTCAGGAAGACCGCCGAGCGGTGGGCCAGGAGCTGAACACACTTAAAAATCTTGCTCAAAACCGTTTTCAGGAATTTAATGCGTCCATAGAAAGCGCAGCGGATAGTAATCCCGAGATGGTCATTGACCTCACATTGCCGGTTATTCCCAATCAGCAGGGGAGCCTGCATCCGCTGACTATCGTGAGAAGGCGGATCATTGAGATTTTCGAGCGAATGGGTTTCAATGTTTCCTATGGACCCGAAATTGAAAAAGACTGGTATAATTTCAGCGCTTTGAACTTTGCCGACAACCATCCGGCCCGCGAAATGCAGGATACGTTCTTTATTTCAAAAAGTGAGGGCGAAGTGAAAGATGATGTGCTGCTGCGTACGCACACTTCTAATGTGCAGGTCAGACTGATGGAACGCCAAAAACCGCCGATCAGGTCTATTATGCCTGGCCGCGTTTTCCGAAATGAGGCAATTTCCGCCCGTGCGCACTGTGTTTTTCACCAGGTCGAAGGTTTATATGTAGATCGGAATGTGAGTTTCAAAGATTTGAAGGACACATTATATCACTTTGCCAAAGAAATGTTTGGTAAAGAATCCAAAATCCGTCTGCGCCCCTCCTATTTTCCTTTCACAGAGCCAAGCGCGGAAATTGACGTGACCTGTTTCATTTGCAAGGGAAAGGGTTGCAACATTTGCAAATATTCAGGCTGGGTTGAAATAGCAGGATCTGGAATGGTTGACCCTAATGTGCTTACCAACTGCGGCATAGACAGCGAAGAATATACAGGCTTTGCTTTCGGGATGGGAATCGAGCGGATTACCATGTTGCGTTATGGAATCAATGACCTCCGCCTGTTTACAGAAAATGATGTCCGGTTTTTAAGGCAGTTTGAAGGCGCCTGA
- a CDS encoding esterase family protein — translation MQREVTGWYSPALNKNMDIAVYGHYGIALLMIPTAASDYLEYEQNGLIESIAPYINAGKVKVYCINSINAESWLNPHMHGYDKAVRHQLFNDYVIKEVIPFIKDTSSQNNEIIAAGASFGAMHAANLFFKHPDYIHGIIAMSGCYDLSVYTDGYYDDNVYFNSPVHYLPQLKAEWHLSMYRDSRHIHFVTGSGAYEVPEYSRAISSILTSKNVPHELDIWGPDMPHDWWVWKRMLPYYLETRFQ, via the coding sequence ATGCAACGTGAAGTAACCGGTTGGTATAGTCCGGCACTGAATAAGAATATGGATATTGCGGTCTACGGACATTATGGAATAGCCTTGTTAATGATTCCAACAGCAGCCTCGGATTATTTAGAGTACGAACAAAATGGATTAATAGAGAGCATTGCGCCTTATATCAATGCAGGGAAAGTAAAAGTATATTGTATTAATAGTATCAATGCAGAGAGCTGGCTGAACCCGCATATGCATGGTTACGACAAAGCGGTGCGGCACCAGTTGTTCAATGACTACGTGATTAAAGAAGTTATCCCGTTTATCAAGGACACTTCAAGTCAGAATAACGAAATTATTGCCGCGGGAGCGTCATTTGGCGCCATGCATGCAGCAAATCTGTTCTTCAAGCATCCCGATTACATTCATGGGATTATTGCCATGAGCGGATGTTACGACCTGAGCGTTTACACGGACGGCTATTACGACGACAATGTGTATTTCAATTCGCCGGTGCATTACTTGCCGCAATTGAAAGCCGAATGGCATCTTTCCATGTATCGCGACAGCCGTCATATTCATTTCGTGACGGGCTCGGGCGCTTACGAGGTTCCTGAATATTCGAGAGCTATTTCATCGATCCTTACTTCCAAGAATGTTCCGCATGAGCTGGACATTTGGGGGCCGGATATGCCGCACGACTGGTGGGTTTGGAAACGGATGCTTCCTTACTATTTAGAGACGCGGTTTCAATAA
- a CDS encoding circularly permuted type 2 ATP-grasp protein has product MNFSFSNYQSENFFDEMFTADGEIRPGYEHLKNKFENLTHDDLTNRQLATERALLSMGITFNVYSEGEGTERIMPIDIIPRVLSNAEWEWLETGLKQRIKALNMFIDDVYNEQNILNDGVVPRELIESSKCFLKPCLGLKPPKGIWCHITGTDLIKGDDGTFMVLEDNLRCPSGVSYMLENRELSKQIFPDVLARTGVRPVSDYPTRLLQMLQHLADRPNPTVAVLTPGIYNSAYFEHSYLAQQMGVELVDARDLVVSDGYVKMRTTNGLQIVDVIYRRIDDTFMDPEAFNPDSLIGIPGIFEVYKKGRVALANAPGTGVADDKVVYAYVPRIIKYYLGEEAIIPNVKTYICGEQEDFDYVIENIAELVVKEANEAGGYGMLIGPKATAEEHELFREKIRDNPRNYIAQPTISLSRVPCMVEGHAEGRHVDLRPYILYGDDISVIPGGLTRVALRKGSLVVNSSQGGGGKDTWVLY; this is encoded by the coding sequence ATGAATTTTTCATTTTCTAATTATCAAAGCGAAAATTTCTTCGATGAAATGTTCACCGCAGATGGAGAGATACGGCCGGGGTACGAACATTTAAAGAACAAATTTGAAAACCTCACACACGACGACCTTACAAACCGCCAGCTGGCCACCGAACGTGCATTGCTTTCCATGGGGATCACATTCAATGTGTATTCTGAAGGCGAGGGCACCGAGCGGATCATGCCCATAGATATTATCCCGCGCGTGCTTTCCAATGCCGAGTGGGAATGGCTCGAAACCGGCCTTAAACAGCGTATCAAGGCATTAAACATGTTTATCGATGATGTTTACAATGAGCAGAATATCCTGAACGACGGCGTTGTGCCACGAGAATTGATCGAGTCCAGCAAATGCTTTTTAAAACCTTGTCTTGGATTGAAACCGCCTAAGGGAATCTGGTGCCACATTACCGGGACCGATTTAATTAAAGGCGATGACGGCACATTTATGGTTTTGGAAGACAACCTGCGCTGCCCGTCCGGCGTGTCTTATATGCTTGAAAACAGAGAGCTGTCTAAACAGATCTTTCCGGATGTGCTCGCCAGAACCGGCGTGAGGCCTGTTTCTGACTACCCGACACGGCTGCTGCAAATGTTGCAGCATTTGGCGGATCGCCCGAATCCAACTGTTGCTGTCCTGACGCCAGGCATTTATAATTCCGCTTATTTCGAACATTCTTATCTGGCGCAGCAAATGGGCGTCGAGCTTGTGGATGCGCGGGATCTGGTCGTTTCGGATGGATATGTAAAAATGCGGACTACAAACGGGCTCCAAATTGTAGACGTGATCTATCGCAGGATAGACGACACTTTCATGGATCCGGAAGCATTTAATCCTGATTCTTTGATCGGAATTCCTGGCATTTTTGAGGTTTATAAGAAGGGTCGTGTTGCATTAGCGAATGCTCCGGGAACCGGCGTGGCCGATGATAAGGTTGTATATGCATATGTGCCGCGGATTATCAAGTACTATTTAGGGGAGGAAGCCATTATTCCAAACGTGAAAACATACATCTGCGGCGAGCAGGAGGATTTTGATTATGTCATTGAAAATATCGCCGAACTCGTTGTAAAAGAAGCCAATGAAGCAGGTGGCTATGGCATGTTAATCGGACCAAAAGCGACTGCGGAAGAACACGAATTGTTCAGGGAAAAAATCCGCGACAACCCGAGGAACTACATTGCACAGCCTACAATTTCGCTTTCGCGGGTGCCTTGTATGGTGGAAGGACACGCGGAAGGCAGGCATGTGGATCTGCGCCCGTACATATTATACGGGGACGATATCAGCGTGATTCCGGGTGGGCTCACGCGTGTAGCGCTTCGTAAAGGTTCTTTGGTCGTTAATTCGTCACAAGGCGGAGGGGGCAAGGATACCTGGGTTCTGTATTAA
- a CDS encoding DUF5723 family protein, which yields MFKHCLPVIALILGMAQAADSQHLPGVAMGNYAGTNALYHNPAFVADSRYSVYVNVVGSQFYTANNHVRYEAPYSFLSLITNTVSDEYRNERGVLQFPRSYLGEKLNGNRKYMNAGGDTRLPSVMFNLFKGKIGVGISTRARYILNTTGVTEPLARLISKTTQLEELQGPFFDNQSGKLHLNGLGEVAFTVGGTVIDNETDYLKVGFTVKRLIGLYNAHAIIDNSSYDIQPDETWENKRQFIRVEEINVRYGMTRDEGFQNIKPSPAWLVGGAPPGSGWGFDLGAVYEYRPDINKYTYTEKGERKRDASKNKYLYRVAVSLTDIGRVHFKNPAYVLQQEIHTTNKELRYDSFQKLEGSEGIFNAINSSLDGGAPLAPNFKSVLPTAFQASVDYNVQPRVYVSGLWVQNLISQNAFGMKAESAISVTPRYEHKWYEISVPLTLMNRYRSPAIGLAGRAGPLWIGTDHLTGLLNIGNPKSFNLYFGISAGLFRRPPESQNQCWPPEDSWIRRIFRKR from the coding sequence ATGTTTAAACATTGCTTACCTGTAATTGCACTCATTCTGGGAATGGCGCAGGCTGCCGATTCCCAGCATTTGCCGGGTGTTGCAATGGGTAACTATGCGGGAACCAACGCATTATATCACAATCCGGCCTTTGTTGCCGACAGTCGGTATAGCGTGTATGTCAATGTGGTAGGCAGTCAGTTTTACACCGCCAACAACCATGTCAGATATGAAGCTCCCTACTCCTTTTTGAGCCTCATTACCAACACTGTATCCGACGAATACCGTAATGAGCGTGGCGTTTTACAATTTCCGCGTTCCTATTTGGGGGAAAAATTGAACGGAAACCGAAAATATATGAACGCAGGTGGGGACACGCGCCTGCCTTCGGTGATGTTTAATTTGTTTAAAGGAAAAATCGGCGTGGGTATTTCCACAAGGGCAAGATACATTCTGAACACAACGGGTGTTACCGAGCCGCTGGCGAGGCTGATAAGTAAAACCACGCAACTGGAAGAATTACAGGGCCCTTTCTTTGATAACCAGTCGGGTAAGCTGCATTTGAATGGCTTGGGCGAAGTTGCTTTTACAGTAGGCGGGACCGTAATTGATAATGAAACCGATTATTTGAAAGTTGGATTTACTGTAAAAAGACTTATCGGATTGTACAATGCACACGCGATCATCGATAATTCTTCCTACGACATTCAGCCGGACGAAACCTGGGAAAACAAGCGCCAGTTTATTCGCGTGGAAGAAATTAATGTCCGTTACGGGATGACGCGGGACGAAGGGTTTCAAAACATTAAACCATCGCCTGCATGGCTCGTCGGCGGCGCGCCTCCGGGAAGCGGCTGGGGTTTTGACCTTGGTGCGGTTTATGAATACAGGCCGGACATTAACAAATACACTTACACGGAAAAAGGCGAAAGAAAGCGGGACGCATCTAAAAACAAATATTTATATCGTGTTGCAGTTTCACTGACAGACATTGGCCGGGTTCATTTCAAAAATCCAGCCTACGTTTTACAACAAGAAATCCATACAACCAACAAAGAACTGAGATACGATTCATTCCAAAAACTGGAAGGCTCCGAGGGGATTTTTAATGCAATCAACAGCTCACTCGACGGCGGTGCACCGCTTGCCCCTAATTTCAAATCCGTTTTGCCGACGGCTTTTCAGGCGAGTGTGGATTACAATGTTCAGCCCAGGGTTTACGTTAGCGGATTATGGGTTCAAAATCTGATTTCCCAAAATGCATTTGGCATGAAAGCAGAATCAGCGATTTCGGTAACACCGCGCTATGAGCACAAATGGTATGAAATCTCTGTTCCTTTAACATTAATGAACCGTTACAGATCGCCGGCTATCGGTCTTGCCGGACGTGCGGGACCATTGTGGATCGGAACCGATCACTTGACCGGATTACTGAACATTGGCAACCCAAAATCCTTTAATTTGTATTTCGGAATATCGGCAGGTCTTTTCCGTCGTCCGCCCGAATCACAAAATCAATGCTGGCCACCAGAAGATTCGTGGATTAGACGCATTTTTCGCAAACGATAA
- the msrB gene encoding peptide-methionine (R)-S-oxide reductase MsrB has product MREVEKTKEEWQKELTGQQCFVLFEKGTERPFSHPYNDNKEEGTYVCAACSTPLFSSETKYDSGSGWPSFFQPISSGNVEEIVDRGHGMIRTEVVCRTCGGHLGHVFNDGPKPTGLRYCMNGAALKFDKA; this is encoded by the coding sequence ATGAGAGAAGTAGAAAAAACCAAAGAAGAGTGGCAAAAAGAGCTGACGGGACAACAATGCTTTGTGCTCTTTGAAAAAGGAACAGAAAGGCCTTTTTCACACCCATATAACGACAATAAAGAGGAAGGAACCTATGTGTGCGCAGCTTGCAGCACGCCCTTGTTCAGCTCGGAGACTAAGTACGACTCCGGTTCGGGATGGCCCAGTTTCTTCCAGCCGATCTCATCGGGCAATGTGGAAGAAATTGTGGACCGTGGCCACGGCATGATCCGAACAGAAGTGGTATGCAGGACGTGTGGCGGGCATTTGGGACACGTTTTCAATGACGGCCCGAAACCCACAGGCCTCAGATATTGCATGAATGGCGCTGCGTTGAAATTCGACAAAGCCTGA
- a CDS encoding penicillin-binding protein 1A, with protein sequence MEVIRSFFNKIRALFQFSGTQLSTFINRVAYKLTSLVTGKNRADAYFHSYRTRKRSISDWWHDKVDVNAPYYRPVVIVWKTFFYGFIAFAVYIFSVETNFLWLMGSMPSVEDLQNPKVAQSSEIYTSDGVMIGKFYTENRTPVTAKMISPNLVKALIATEDVRFYKHSGIDYKAMASVAVGIITGATDRGGGSTITQQLAKKLFKTRKTGARGILGYVPGFGTLIYKTKEWLTAIKLERNFTKEEILTMYFNTVDYGNNTYGINTAAQSYFSKSPDSLNIQESAVLVGLQKATTTYNPIRNMKRSLERRNVVINQMQKYGYISAKQADSISALPIELKTKFETPYDGNANYFKNAVVDFVKKWGDENGYDLYTDGLKIYTTIDSRMQEAAEEAMVQKMKQLQRVFEDHWRNQNPWRDEQGKEITDFLDNVVKRTSKYKSLAAKFPNQPDSIKYYLNKKDTMTVYDWKNSGEMKKYWSSMDSLDYYKRVLRAGMMAMNPQTGQIKAWVGGLDYNYFKYDAVKQGKRQPGSTFKPFVYTTAIDDSSFNMSPCDQIVDKPFEKIYMEDGEQKEWRPRNATGTFSYSNMTLRRALAQSINSVTAELTDQVGPANVARYAKKMGITTPLKALPSIGLGPFDVSLYDMVAAYGVFVNNGTYTQPILVTKIEDSNGKVIEEFQPEHRQAISEESAFLMVQMLKGGVEEPGGTSGSIRWKFDVTRNGNELGGKTGTTSNNSDGWFMCITRDLVVGAWVGGDDRSIHFRSTDLGEGAKTALPIVGSFLEKIYRNKSLALEPGPFPKPSFKVSKNYNCPTQWAPAESDSLGIDSDSTPAKRNEEDDFLIGPPPIPLDTGGRN encoded by the coding sequence ATGGAAGTTATCAGATCGTTCTTTAATAAAATCAGAGCATTGTTTCAATTCAGTGGAACACAGCTTTCAACATTCATCAACCGCGTTGCATACAAGCTAACTTCACTAGTTACAGGTAAGAACCGTGCAGATGCCTATTTTCACTCCTACCGAACCAGGAAAAGATCGATCAGCGACTGGTGGCATGATAAAGTGGATGTTAACGCGCCTTATTACCGGCCGGTTGTCATCGTTTGGAAGACTTTTTTTTACGGGTTCATCGCATTTGCGGTCTATATCTTTTCTGTGGAAACCAACTTCCTGTGGCTGATGGGCAGTATGCCCAGCGTGGAAGATCTGCAAAATCCGAAGGTTGCCCAGTCCTCTGAAATTTACACTTCCGACGGCGTAATGATCGGCAAGTTTTATACAGAAAACAGGACGCCGGTAACCGCTAAAATGATCTCCCCCAACCTGGTTAAAGCACTGATCGCCACAGAAGATGTGCGTTTTTACAAACATTCGGGAATTGATTACAAAGCAATGGCAAGTGTGGCTGTCGGCATTATTACCGGCGCTACAGACCGCGGAGGCGGCAGCACGATTACACAACAATTGGCAAAAAAACTTTTCAAAACCCGGAAGACCGGTGCGCGAGGCATATTAGGCTACGTTCCCGGATTCGGAACATTGATATATAAAACCAAAGAATGGCTCACCGCTATTAAACTTGAGAGAAATTTTACCAAAGAAGAGATCCTTACCATGTATTTCAACACGGTGGATTATGGTAACAATACCTATGGAATTAACACAGCTGCACAATCCTATTTCAGCAAATCCCCTGATAGCCTGAACATTCAGGAATCGGCCGTTTTGGTTGGTTTGCAAAAAGCCACCACGACCTATAACCCGATCCGTAACATGAAACGGTCGCTGGAAAGGCGTAATGTGGTGATCAACCAAATGCAGAAATACGGCTATATCTCGGCCAAACAAGCAGATTCCATCAGCGCTTTGCCCATTGAATTGAAGACCAAATTCGAGACGCCGTACGATGGTAATGCCAATTATTTTAAGAATGCTGTTGTTGATTTTGTAAAAAAATGGGGTGACGAAAACGGTTACGACCTTTATACAGATGGCTTAAAAATCTATACAACCATTGATTCGCGCATGCAGGAAGCTGCGGAAGAGGCTATGGTGCAGAAAATGAAGCAGTTGCAACGCGTTTTTGAAGATCACTGGCGCAACCAGAATCCGTGGCGAGACGAACAGGGAAAAGAGATAACCGATTTCCTGGATAATGTTGTAAAACGCACCAGCAAATACAAATCCCTCGCCGCCAAATTTCCAAACCAGCCGGATAGTATTAAATATTATCTCAACAAAAAGGACACGATGACCGTGTACGACTGGAAGAACAGTGGAGAGATGAAGAAATACTGGAGTTCGATGGACTCTTTGGATTACTACAAACGCGTATTACGCGCCGGTATGATGGCCATGAACCCGCAAACAGGCCAGATTAAAGCCTGGGTAGGTGGTTTGGATTACAATTATTTTAAATACGACGCAGTAAAACAAGGCAAGAGACAGCCTGGATCAACATTCAAACCGTTTGTATACACGACGGCCATTGATGATTCTTCATTCAACATGTCGCCTTGTGACCAGATTGTAGATAAGCCGTTTGAAAAAATATACATGGAGGATGGCGAGCAAAAGGAATGGCGTCCAAGGAACGCAACAGGCACATTCTCCTATTCGAACATGACATTGCGCCGCGCATTGGCACAATCAATCAACTCGGTTACTGCTGAGCTTACGGATCAGGTCGGGCCTGCTAATGTCGCCCGCTATGCCAAGAAAATGGGCATTACAACGCCGTTAAAAGCATTACCTTCGATCGGGCTCGGCCCATTTGATGTATCGCTTTATGATATGGTGGCTGCTTATGGCGTATTTGTGAACAACGGAACATACACGCAGCCGATTTTGGTGACCAAGATTGAGGATAGCAACGGAAAAGTGATTGAAGAATTCCAGCCGGAACACCGTCAGGCGATTAGCGAAGAATCTGCGTTTTTAATGGTTCAAATGCTGAAAGGCGGCGTGGAAGAGCCGGGCGGAACTTCGGGAAGCATTCGCTGGAAATTCGATGTGACCAGAAACGGCAATGAACTGGGCGGAAAAACAGGAACAACATCCAACAACTCTGACGGCTGGTTCATGTGCATTACCCGCGACCTCGTTGTAGGCGCCTGGGTGGGCGGTGATGACCGGAGCATTCACTTTCGGTCAACGGATCTCGGGGAGGGCGCAAAAACGGCCTTACCGATTGTAGGAAGCTTTTTGGAAAAAATATACAGGAACAAGTCGCTGGCCTTGGAGCCTGGGCCATTCCCCAAACCATCATTCAAAGTTTCGAAGAATTACAATTGCCCCACTCAGTGGGCACCTGCGGAAAGTGATTCGCTTGGCATTGACAGCGATAGTACGCCTGCAAAACGAAACGAGGAAGATGACTTCCTGATAGGCCCGCCACCAATTCCGCTGGATACGGGAGGCAGAAACTAA
- a CDS encoding ABC transporter ATP-binding protein yields MNQETKSGQIFDLPTLRRLYTFVRPYEKQFYLLIIIILLNALLAPLTPLLIKYTIDTPIANGDYGQLTVMLGIMIIVTIVQGVAQFWNTYMSGWLGQYIIRDIRVQLYQKIIGLRLKFFDNTPIGRLVTRTISDVETLSNVFSDGMAAIAGDILQLVLIIAVMFYTDWKLSIISLSMIPLMLICTYIFKEKIKDSFNEVRAAVSNLNSFVQEHLTGMGIVQIFSSEDIEFKKFREINKVHRNANIRSILYYSIYYPVADVIAAAGTGLVVWYGSKQILNAEVTFGTVTAFVMFINLFFRPIRQLADRFNTLQMGIVSTDRILKVLDSDEYTSNEGTFAPESIKGNVTFKDVWFAYNEEEYVLKNINFTVNSGQTIAFVGATGAGKSSIINLLTRFYDINKGNIYVDGVEVHDYDLNALRKHIGVVLQDVFLFSDTIENNIRLGDSSITHEKIVEAAKLVGVHDFIERLPGGYSYNVMERGATLSVGQRQLISFVRAMVHEPEIIVLDEATSSVDSETEELIQKAIEKLMKGRTAVVIAHRLSTIQEADKIIVVDKGEIVEEGNHEQLLEKEGFYANLYRMQYKEVLKI; encoded by the coding sequence GTGAATCAGGAAACCAAAAGCGGCCAGATATTCGATCTTCCTACATTAAGACGTTTATACACATTCGTCCGTCCGTATGAAAAGCAGTTCTATCTGCTGATTATCATCATCTTACTGAACGCATTGCTTGCGCCGCTTACGCCGCTTCTGATCAAATATACCATTGACACGCCTATCGCAAACGGAGATTACGGTCAATTGACCGTTATGCTTGGAATTATGATCATTGTGACGATTGTGCAGGGCGTTGCGCAGTTCTGGAACACTTATATGTCTGGCTGGCTGGGGCAGTATATTATCCGCGATATCCGGGTTCAATTGTACCAAAAGATCATTGGATTGCGGCTTAAATTCTTCGATAACACGCCCATAGGAAGGTTGGTAACCCGAACCATTTCGGACGTAGAAACGCTTTCCAATGTTTTTAGTGATGGTATGGCGGCCATTGCGGGGGATATTTTGCAGTTGGTCCTTATCATTGCAGTGATGTTTTATACGGATTGGAAATTGTCTATCATCAGCTTGTCAATGATCCCGCTGATGCTGATTTGTACTTATATTTTTAAAGAAAAAATTAAAGATTCGTTCAATGAAGTCCGTGCGGCGGTTTCCAATTTGAATTCCTTTGTTCAGGAACATTTGACGGGAATGGGCATTGTGCAGATTTTCAGCAGCGAAGACATTGAATTCAAGAAGTTTAGGGAAATTAATAAAGTGCACCGCAATGCGAATATTCGGTCTATTCTCTATTATTCCATTTACTATCCGGTTGCGGATGTGATTGCAGCGGCAGGAACCGGGCTTGTGGTTTGGTACGGCTCCAAGCAGATTCTAAATGCAGAAGTTACATTCGGGACGGTTACGGCGTTTGTCATGTTTATCAACCTGTTTTTCAGGCCCATACGCCAGCTTGCGGACCGTTTTAACACGCTCCAAATGGGCATTGTAAGCACAGACAGGATTCTGAAAGTGTTGGATAGCGATGAATATACATCCAATGAAGGCACTTTTGCGCCGGAATCGATTAAGGGAAATGTGACTTTTAAAGACGTTTGGTTTGCTTACAATGAGGAGGAATATGTGTTGAAAAACATCAATTTCACCGTCAATTCCGGACAAACAATCGCTTTCGTTGGCGCAACAGGCGCGGGCAAATCTTCTATTATCAACCTGTTAACCCGCTTTTACGACATTAATAAGGGGAACATTTATGTGGATGGCGTTGAAGTGCATGATTATGACCTGAATGCGCTCCGCAAGCATATCGGTGTGGTTTTACAGGATGTGTTTTTGTTTTCGGACACCATTGAAAACAACATTCGCCTGGGCGACAGCAGCATTACACACGAGAAAATCGTTGAGGCGGCAAAGCTTGTCGGCGTTCACGATTTCATTGAAAGACTTCCCGGCGGTTACAGCTATAATGTGATGGAAAGGGGCGCTACGCTTTCAGTAGGACAGCGCCAGCTGATCTCGTTCGTTCGTGCGATGGTGCATGAGCCGGAGATCATTGTGTTGGACGAGGCGACGTCTTCCGTGGATAGTGAAACGGAGGAATTGATCCAAAAGGCCATTGAAAAACTCATGAAAGGTCGGACCGCCGTTGTGATCGCGCACAGATTATCCACAATTCAGGAAGCAGACAAGATAATCGTTGTGGATAAAGGAGAGATTGTGGAAGAGGGCAATCACGAACAATTGCTCGAAAAGGAAGGCTTTTACGCCAACCTTTATCGTATGCAATATAAAGAAGTCCTGAAAATTTAG